The region TGGATTTGGTTACTACCGGTTTTTGACCGGCGATTTTTTGCATATCACTGACAGCATGATCCATCACTTTTTTATCGGCTACCGCCTCACCCACCCCCATATTCAGGGTGATCTTCTCGATGCGCGGCACTTCCATGACGGATTTGTAACCAAACTGCTTCATCAGCTGTTCTGTCACGTTCTTTTTATAGTAGTCGTATAAACGAGCCATGTTCTTACCCCTTACGCAATCACTTCGCCGTTGGACTTGAACACGCGCACTTTGCGACCGTCCCCCAACTGCTTGACGCCAACACGATCCGCCTTCTTGGTGGTCGAGTTATAGATGGCGATATTGGAAATATGGATAGGCTTCTCGATTTCCACGATACCGCCTGTCGTACCTTTTACCGGATTCGGCTTCTGATGCTTCTTGACTTTGTTGATGCCAGCCACCAGCACTCGGTCGTTATCCAACACGTTCAACACGCTGCCGCGATTGCCCTTATCCTTGCCGGCGATGACGATTACATCGTCGTTCTTTTTAATCTTGTTCATGATTTATCCTCGACTGTCGCTTACAACACTTCCGGCGCCAGAGAGACGATCTTCATGAAGCGCTCATTGCGCAGTTCACGAGTCACCGGTCCAAAAATACGGGTACCGATCGGCTCCAGCTTGTTATTCAGCAACACAGCCGCATTGCCATCAAATTTGATCAAGGATCCGTCTGAGCGGCGCACACCCTTGGCGGTACGTACTACCACGGCGCTGTACACCTCGCCTTTTTTGACGCGAGAACGCGGAGCCGCATCACGGATGCTAACCTTGATCACATCACCAACGCCAGCGTAGCGGCGCTTGGAACCGCCCAATACCTTGATGCACATAACCGAGCGCGCACCAGTATTGTCGGCAACATTCAAAACAGACTGCATTTGTATCATTTTTCAATCTCCAACTTTGTCCGCCTGCGGCGGCTAGTTTTGGAACCCGTTCGGGTTAGGCCGCCGCATAGCGACGGTGAAACGAAGCCGCGCATTCTATTCAAACTTGCCAGGATCCGCAAGCTTTAATTAATAAATTATGCTTCGCCAGCCTTTTCCAGCAACTTGGACACGCGCCAAGTCTTGGTCTTGGACAAGGGACGTGTCTCCTCAATGGTAACCACATCACCTTGATTGAACTCGTTGTTCTCATCATGCGCATGGTATTTTTTAGATACACGCACAACCTTGCCCAGCACCGGGTGCTTGACTTTGCGTTCGACCAGCACCGTGACGGTCTTATCCATCTTGTTGCTGACGACAGTCCCGGTCAACGCACGTTTCAGATTCGTTGCACTCATTGCTGCACACCCTTCTCGGTCAATACCGTTTTCACTCGCGCGATATTGCGGCGCACCTTGGTCAATTGGCTGGTGTTGCTCAATTGCTGGGTTGCCACTTGCATACGCAGGCCGAATTGCTCCTTGCTCAGGGACAACAGCTCTTGTTGCAGATCGGCCACCGATTTGTTTTTCAGTTCGCTTGCCTTCATGATCATGCCCCTACCTGTCTAACGACGAATGTTGTTTCAATCGGCAACTTGGCTGAAGCCAACTTGAAAGCCTCACGCGCCAACACCTCATCCACGCCGTCCATCTCGTACAACATCTTGCCTGGCTGAATCTCGGCGACATAGTACTCTGGACTACCCTTACCGTTACCCATACGAACTTCGGCCGGTTTCTTGGAAATCGGTTTATCCGGGAAAATGCGAATCCAGATACGTCCACCGCGCTTGATATGGCGGGTCATGGCACGTCGTGCCGCTTCGATCTGACGTGCGGTCAGACGACCGCGACCCACGGCCTTGAGACCAAACTCGCCGAAACTTACTTTGTTGCCGCGTGTCGCGACTCCGGTGTTACGACCCTTCTGTTCCTTGCGGTACTTTCTTCTAGCTGGCTGTAGCATGCTTAGCTCCCGACGACTTTCTTACTTTCTTTTCCGGCTCAGCAACGACGGGGGCAGCAGCTTCCTGTTGTCCAGTCTGATGATCGCCCTTGTAGACCCAAACCTTGACACCTATCAGGCCGTAGGTGGTCAGCGCTTCGGATGTTCCGTAGTCGATTTCTGCACGCAGAGTATGCAATGGCACACGGCCTTCGCGATACCACTCGGTACGCGCGATCTCGATTCCGTTCAAACGCCCAGAACTCATGATCTTGATGCCTTGCGCGCCCAAACGCATTGCGTTCTGCATCGCGCGTTTCATGGCGCGACGGAACATGATGCGCTTCTCGAGCTGCTGGGTGATGGAGTCGGCAATCAGTTGCGCGTCCACTTCCGGCTTGCGCACTTCTTCGATGTTCAGACCCACATCGGGCAAGCCCATGCGTTTCTTCAGTTCGTTGCGCAGGGACTCGATATCCTCGCCCTTCTTGCCGATCACCACGCCAGGACGGGCCGTGTAAATAGTGATCTTGGCATTTTTGGCCGGACGTTCGATAACGATCTTGGAGACTCCGGCACCCGCCAGTTTCTTCTTTAGATAGTCGCGCACTTCGATGTCTTTCAGCAGCAACTCGGAAAAGTGCTTGCTGTTGGAATACCACTTCGATGTCCAGTTTTTCTGAACGCTCAGACGGAATCCAATTGGATGAATTTTCTGACCCATGCTTTAGCTCCCGACGACGATCGTTATGTGACAGGTTTGCTTCTCGATGCCGTTACCACGGCCTTTGGCGCGAGGAATCATGCGTTTCAAAGAAGTACCTTTGTCCACGTAGATGGTAGCGACCTTCAATTCGTCGATATCGGCGCCGTCGTTATGCTCGGCGTTGGCAATCGCGGAATCCAGTGCCTTCTTGATAATGCCACCGCCCTTTTTCGGGCTGAAAGCGAGGATGTTCAGCGCTTGCGCAACAGGCAGACCACGAATCTGGTCCGCAACCAGTCTGGCTTTCTGTGCCGACAGGCGAACACCACGGATGACTGCTTTTGTACTCATCATGTCTCCTTATTTCTTGGCGACTGCTTTTTTATCAGCAGCGTGACCTTTGAAGGTGCGGGTCAAAGAAAATTCGCCAAGCTTGTGTCCAACCATGTTCTCGGAAACGTACACCGGGACATGCTGCTTGCCGTTGTGCACCGCGATCGTCAAACCAACGAACTCGGGCAACACGGTGGAACGACGCGACCAGGTTTTCACCGGGCGCTTGTCGCTGGTTGCGCGCACTGTCTCCACCTTCTTCAGCAGATGCAGATCGACGAATGGGCCTTTTTTAACTGAACGAGCCATATCTAGTTACCCCTTAAACCTGAAAGCGGCGGCGCACAATCATGCCGCTAGTACGCTTGTTGCGACGCGTGCGGAAGCCCTTGGCTGGCACACCCCATGGACTGACCGGATGACGGCCTGCCGCAGTTTTACCTTCACCACCACCGTGCGGGTGATCGACCGGGTTCATTGCCACACCGCGCACTGTCGGGCGGATACCGCGCCAACGATTTGCACCAGCTTTGCCAATGGAACGCAGGGAATGTTCGCCGTTACCGACTTCTCCGATGGTCGCGCGGCAATCAACGTGCACCTTGCGGATTTCGCCGGAGCGCAGACGCAACTGAGCGTAGCTGCCTTCACGTGCCAGCAATTGCACAGATGCACCGGCCGAACGCGCCAATTGAGCACCCTTGTTAGGCAACATTTCGATCGCGTGAATCGTGGAACCAACCGGGATATTGCGTAGCGGCAGTGCATTACCAGCTTTAATAGGCGCTTCCGGACCGCTCATCAACTGAGCTCCTGCAAAAATCCCTTTGGGAGCGATAATGTAGCGACGCTCACCGTCTGCATACACCAGCAACGCCAAGTGCGCAGTGCGGTTCGGGTCGTATTCCAGACGCTCAACTTTAGCCGGAACACCGTCCTTGTCGCGTTTGAAATCCACGAGGCGGTAATGCTTTTTGTGCCCACCACCCATGTGACGCACGGTAATGTGGCCGTTATGGTTACGCCCTGCGGTTCTGGTCTTCTTCTCCAGCAACGACGCTTCGGGCTTGCCCTTGTGCAACTCCGGAGTGACAACGCGTACAACAGCGCGAGTTCCAGGTGATGTCGGTTTGAGTTTGATCAGTGCCATGTTTTACCCCTGCTCGCTTGCAGCAAAGTTGATTTCCTGACCGGCAGCCAGGCACACATAAGCCTTCTTCCAGTCCTTGCGGGCGCCCATATAGCGGCCGAAACGTTTTTGTTTGCCCTTGACGTTGCTGATCTGTACGCTATCAACAGTGACATTGAACAGCTTCTCAACAGCGGCCTTGACTTCCGGCTTGGTAGCATCGGATGCCACGCGGAAAATCACTTGCTCATTCAGTTCGGCAACGTAGGTTGCCTTCTCAGAAATCTGCGGCGCTAGCAAAATGTTCAGCAAACGCTCTTCGTTGAATTTTTGTGTACTCATGCCAGCATCTCCTCGATTTTTGCGATCGCGCCGCGCGTCACCAAAACCTGAGGGAAACGAACCAAGCTGACCGGGTCGGCCTGGTGTGCTTCCACCACCAACACGTTCGGCAGATTGCGCGACGACAGATACAGGTTTTCGTCCAGGCTATCAGTAATGATCAGCACACGATCCAGACCCATGGCTTTGATCTTCTCAGCCAACAGCTTGGTCTTAGGCGCCGCAACTGACAACGCATCTATCACACTCAGACGACCATCTCGCACCAATTGCGAGAATATGGAAGCCAAGCCGGCGCGATACATTTTGCGGTTAATCTTTTGAGTGTAGTTTTGGTCAGGCGAGTTCGGGAAAATCTTGCCGCCACCACGCCACAACGGGCTTGATGCCATACCGGCACGAGCGCGGCCGGTACCCTTTTGGGCGAAAGGCTTGCGCGTGGATTTGGCGATCTCGCTACGGCCTTTTTGTTTGCTGCTAGCCGAACGCGCGTTTGCTTGATACGCAGTAACCAGTTGGTGAATCAGCGTTTCATTGTACTCACGGCCGAACAGATCGTCAGAAGCGCTCATGCTCGGCGCCGCCTTGCCGTTTTCGTTAATAACCTTTAGTTCCATTATGCCCCCGCTTTCACTGCCGGGCGCACGATCACGTCGCCGCCTGGCGCGCCCGGTACGGCGCCGCGCACCAGCAACAACTGGCGTTCGGCATCAATACGAACGATTTGGAGATTTTGCACTGTGCGCTGCACGTCACCCAAGTGACCGGTCATGCGCTTACCTGGGAACACGCGTCCCGGATCCTGCGCCATACCGATAGAACCCGGAACGTTGTGCGACTTGGAGTTACCGTGAGAGGCACGACCAGATTTAAAGTGGTGACGCTTGATGGTACCGGCATAACCTTTACCGATGGTAACACCCGTCACGTCGACTTTCTGACCAACCTGAAACAGATCCACGCCAACCTTGCCACCGAGGGTCAGGCTGGCAAGCTGTTCTGGCGTGGCAGTGAATTCTTTCAGCACGCTACCGGCCTCGACGCCGGCTTTTGCGAAATGACCCGCAGCGGCTTTGGTCACACGGCTGGCGCGGCGCGTACCGTACGCAACCTGCACTGCACTGTAACCGTCCGTGGAAGCGGATTTGATCTGGGTGACACGATTGTTGGACACGTCCAACACCGTCACCGGCAACGATGTACCGTCGTCGGTAAAGATGCGAGTCATGCCAATCTTGCGACCGACAAGTCCTAAGCTCATTATATTTTCCTTTTATTAAGGGGCTGACTTCAATTGGTCAGCCGATCCGTACTACAAACTGCTAAAACTATTAACTACCCGACAACAATCATTGCAACTTGATTTCCACATCCACACCAGCCGGCAGATCAAGCTTCATCAGCGCATCCACGGTTTTGTCCGTCGGATCCATGATGTCCATCAGGCGCAGATGGGTGCGAATTTCAAACTGGTCGCGCGAAGTCTTGTTCACATGCGGCGAACGCAAAATATCAAAACGCTCGATCTTGGTGGGCAACGGAACCGGGCCCTTGACCACAGCACCGGTACGTTTGGCCGTATCCACAATTTGCAGCGCGGATTGGTCGATCAAACGATAATCGAACGCCTTCAGGCGAATGCGAATTTTTTGACTTTGCATAATCTTCTCTTGCATCTACGCGGCATTGCCGCTGGTTTAAAGAACGAAAACGCGTGACCGCAGCCACGCGAGGGCGCGCATTGTATGCTTACTCGATGATCTTGGCAACCACACCCGCGCCGACGGTACGACCGCCTTCGCGGATCGCGAAGCGCAGACCTTCTTCCATCGCGATCGGGTTGATCAGGTTCACCGTGATGCTCACGTTGTCGCCAGGCATCACCATCTCGGTTCCTGCCGGCAGTTCGACCGCACCCGTCACGTCCGTCGTACGGAAGTAGAACTGCGGACGATAACCTTGGAAGAACGGGGTATGGCGGCCACCCTCATCCTTGCCCAAGACGTAAATCTCGGCTGTGAACTTGGTGTGCGGCTTGATGGAACCTGGCTTGCACAGCACTTGGCCGCGCTCAACTTCTTCACGCTTGGTGCCGCGCAGCAGCACGCCCACGTTGTCGCCTGCCTGACCCTGGTCCAGCAGCTTGCGGAACATTTCAACGCCGGTGCAGGTGGTCTTTTGGGTCGGTTTGATACCGACGATTTCCAGCTCTTCGCCGACTTTGACTACGCCGCGCTCGATACGGCCCGTCACAACAGTACCGCGACCGGAAATGGAGAATACGTCTTCCACGGGCATCAGGAAGGCGCCGTCGATGGCGCGCTCCGGTGTCGGAATGTAGGTGTCAAGCGCTTCGGCCAGACGGAAGATAGAGGGCTCACCCAGTTCACCTTGGTCACCCTCAACCGCCAGCTTGGCGCTGCCTTTGATGATGGGGGTGTCGTCGCCAGGAAAGTCATACTTGGAAAGCAATTCCCGGATTTCCATTTCGACCAGTTCCAGCAATTCTGCGTCGTCCACCATGTCGCATTTGTTCATGAACACGATGATGTACGGTACGCCAACCTGACGCGCCAACAGGATGTGCTCGCGGGTCTGAGGCATGGGGCCGTCAGCGGCGGATACAACGAGGATCGCGCCGTCCATCTGGGCGGCACCGGTAATCATGTTCTTGACGTAGTCGGCGTGGCCCGGGCAGTCAACGTGCGCGTAGTGGCGGTTGGCCGTCTCGTATTCAACGTGGGCAGTATTAATAGTAATACCGCGCGCCTTTTCTTCCGGTGCCGCGTCAATTTGGTCGTAAGCCTTGGCTTCGCCGCCAAACTTCTTCGACAACACCATGGTGATCGCCGCTGTCAGGGTGGTCTTGCCGTGGTCAACGTGTCCAATCGTGCCTACGTTTACGTGCGGCTTCGTTCGTTCAAATTTGCTCTTTGCCATGATTTATCTCTCCGACTAGTCTGTATTATTTCTTGGTGTTCATTACTGCTTCAGCGACACTCTTGGGTGCTTCAGTGTAGTGCTTGAATTCCATAGTGTAAGTTGCACGCCCCTGGGTTGCGGAACGCAACGAAGTCGAGTAGCCGAACATTTCGGACAACGGCACCTCCGCCTTCACACTCTTGCTGCCGCCAGCCATATCATCCATACCCTGCACCATGCCACGACGGGAAGACAGGTCACCCATCACCGTGCCGGTATAGTCCTCCGGAGTTTCCACTTCCACCGACATCATCGGCTCCAGCAATACCGGACTGGCCTTGCGCATCCCGTCCTTGAAAGCCATGGATGCAGCCATCTTGAAGGCGTTTTCGTTGGAGTCCACATCATGGTAGGAACCGTCGAAAAGCGTGACCTTTACATCCACCACCGGGAAGCCGGCCAACACACCGCTAGGCAGCGATTCGCGCAAACCTTTTTCAACAGCAGGAATGAATTCGCGCGGAACAGTACCACCCTTGATCGCATCAATAAACTCGAATCCTTTGCCTGTCTCGTTCGGCTCCATCTTGATCCATACGTGACCGTACTGGCCGCGACCACCGGTCTGCTTGGCATACTTGCCTTCAACTTCGACCGACTTGCGAATCGCTTCGCGGTAAGCAACTTGCGGCGCACCCACATTCGCCTCCACGCCGAACTCGCGCTTCATGCGGTCAACCAGAATTTCCAGGTGCAACTCACCCATACCGGACATGATAGTCTGACCGGACTCTTCGTCGGTGTGTACACGGAACGAAGGATCTTCTGCCGCCAAACGACCCAGCGCAATGCCCATTTTCTCCTGGTCCACCTTAGTCTTTGGCTCGACAGCAACGTGAATCACCGGCTCCGGGAATATCATGCGCTCAAGGATAATCGGCTTGTTAGGATCACACAGCGATTCGCCGGTGGTCACATCTTTCAAACCGATACAGGCGGCGATATCGCCCGCCAAAATCTCGTCAACTTCCTTGCGCTCGTTTGCGTGCATCTGAACGATACGACCGATACGCTCTTTCTTGCCACGGATCGGGTTGTAAACCGTGTCACCCTTCTTGAGTACGCCAGAATAGACGCGCACGAAAGTCAGCTGACCAACAAACGGATCGGTCATCAGCTTGAATGCAAGCGCAGAGAAGCTCTCGCCGTCATCCGCCTTGCGGGATGTCGGAACGCCTTCTTCAGTCTCACCAGTCACATCCGGAATATCAACCGGCGACGGCAAGAACATGATCACCGCATCCAGCATGCGCTGCACACCCTTGTTCTTGAAAGCGGAGCCGCACAACATCGGCTGAATTTCACAGGCAATGGTACGCGTGCGAATACCCAGAATAATTTGCTCTTCAGTCAATTCGCCATTTTCGAGATACTGATTCATCAGATCTTCGGACGCTTCGGCGGCCGTCTCAACCATCTTTGCGCGCCACTCATTGGCAGTCGAAACCAACTCAGCCGGAATTTCTTTGTATTCGAACTTCATACCCTGGGAAGCTTCATCCCAGATGATGGCTCTCATCTTGATCAGATCCACAACGCCGGTGAACCCTTCTTCCGCACCAATAGGAATTACGAGCGGAACAGGGGTGGCCTTCAGGCGGGTTTCCATTTGCGTAACCACCTTGAAGAAGTTCGCCCCGGTACGGTCCATCTTGTTGACAAAGGCCAGACGAGGCACTTTGTACTTGTTCGCCTGACGCCAAACCGTCTCAGATTGAGGCTGCACACCACCCACGGCACAGTACACCATGCAGGCGCCATCCAGCACACGCATGGAACGCTCCACCTCAATGGTGAAGTCCACGTGCCCCGGAGTATCAATGATGTTGAAACGATGCTCCGGATAGGAATTGTCCATACCCTTCCAGAAGCAGGTCGTCGCTGCAGAAGTAATCGTGATACCACGCTCCTGCTCCTGCTCCATCCAGTCCATCGTGGCAGCACCATCGTGCACCTCACCGATCTTGTGACTCACACCTGTGTAAAACAGGATGCGCTCGGTAGTCGTTGTTTTACCAGCATCAATGTGCGCACTGATACCGATATTGCGATAGCGTTCGATGGGTGTTTTGCGTGCCACGGTGTACCTAACCTTGTCTTTATACTTTTAGAAACGGAAATGCGAGAACGCCTTGTTTGCATCAGCCATGCGATGGACTTCCTCACGCTTCTTGACTGCACCGCCACGACCTTCTGCAGCATCGATCAACTCTCCAGCCAAGCGCATACCCATGGATTTTTCGCCACGCTTGCGCGCAAACTCCTTCAACCAGCGCATTGCCAGCGCCATACGGCGCGACGGACGAACTTCGACCGGAACCTGATAGTTGGCACCACCGACGCGGCGACTCTTCACCTCAACCTGAGGCTTGGCATTGGAGATCGCCTGATTAAACACCTCAATCGGATCCTTGCCACTCTTCTTTGCGACCTGCTCCAGCGCACCGTACAAAATGCGCTCGGCGACCGACTTCTTGCCGGCCGTCATCAGCACATTAACGAACTTTGAAAGATCCTGATTGCCGTACTTTGGATCCGGCAGGACTTCGCGCTTGGGGACTTCTCTACGTCTTGGCATATCAATACCTCAGTTATATCTGTCTAAACTTCTGAATTACGCTTTTTTCGGACGCTTCGCGCCGTACTTGGAACGGGACTGTTTACGATCCTTCACGCCTGCCGTATCCAGACTGCCGCGCACCATGTGGTAACGCACACCAGGCAAGTCCTTCACACGACCACCGCGAATCAACACCACGCTGTGCTCTTGCAGGTTATGGCCTTCGCCGCCGATGTAGGAGATAACCTCGAAGCCATTGGTCAAACGCACCTTGGCAACTTTACGCAGCGCCGAGTTCGGCTTCTTCGGTGTCGTGGTGTAAACGCGCGTGCAAACACCGCGTTTTTGAGGACTTCCCGCGAGAGCCGGCACCTTGCTCTTGGTCACTTCCGCCGTACGGCCCGTGCGCACTAACTGGTTGATGGTTGGCATTATTTATTCCGCTTCCTGAAAACTGTTTAAAAACTAATAGTTAAACCAAAATACTTGTTCAGCAACTGCTCCCGCGTCGATTTGCACAGAAATGCGCGGACTAAAAAGACCGCGCATTCTATTGATGAAGCCCTTGCCTGTCAAGCAACTAGACGCCCTCTTGCGTCTCCGCAGCTGCTGCAACCTCGGCCAATCCAGCGCCTTGGGCAATGTCCAGACCCAATCGCTGCTTGCGACGCAGCACGTGATAGGCCAAACCGGTACCTGCCGGGATAAGGCGACCCACGATGACGTTCTCCTTGAGTCCGCGCAAATCGTCCTTCTTGCCCATGATTGCCGCTTCGGTCAGCACGCGCGTCGTTTCCTGGAAGGAAGCGGCGGAGATAAACGAATCGGTGGACAATGATGCCTTGGTGATACCCAGCAGCATGTGCTGGAATGTCGCCGGCTCCTTGCCTGCCGCCACCACGCGCTCGTTCTCCTGCAACATCTCTGCGCGCTCCACCTGCTCTTTTGGAATGAAGGTGGTATCTCCCTCATCGACGATGGCGATCCGGCGCAACATCTGACGCACGATTACTTCGATGTGCTTGTCGTTGATCTTCACGCCCTGCAAGCGGTATACATCCTGCACTTCGTCAGTGATGTACTGTGCCAATGCCTCGATACCCAGCAAGCGCAGGATGTCGTGCGGATCGGCCGGGCCGTCCACGATCATTTCGCCCTGGTTCACCACTTGACCATCGTGCACCAGCACATGCTTGTCCTTGGTGATCAGGAATTCATGCGCCTCGCCCGTAACGTCGGTGATAACCAGGCGCTGTTTACCCTTGGTTTCCTTGCCGAACGAGGCCGTACCGGTGACTTCCGCCAGCATGCCCGCATCTTTCGGCGAGCGTGCTTCGAACAACTCGGCCACACGCGGCAGACCGCCGGTGATGTCGCGAGTCTTGGAGCTTTCCTGCGGGATACGTGCCAGCACGTCGCCCACGCCCACATGTTGACCGTCTTCCACGGTAATGATGGAGCCGACCTGGAAAGTCACCGAGATTGGCGTATCGGTACCGGCGATCTTGATCTCGTGTCCGGCGTCATCCAGTAGGCGCACCAGCGGACGCACGCCCTTGCCGGTTGTGGAGCGCTTAGGATCGATGACCACCAAGGTGGACAGGCCGGTCACTTCGTCGATCTGCTTGGCAACGGTAGAACCCTCTTCCACATTCTCGAAACGCACACGACCCGCGTATTCGGTAATGATCGGACGTGTATGCGGATCCCATGTCGCCAGCACTACTCCTGCCTTCACTGAAACCCCCTCACGCTCTGTCAGGTTGGCACCGTAAGGCACCTTGTGACGCTCGCGCTCGCGACCATGATCGTCGGTCACCATCACTTCGCCGGAACGCGCCACCACCACCAGCTCACCGCGTGCCGTGGTCACGGTACGCATGTTCGGGCTGTACTTGATGAGACCGTTCGACTTGCTTTCGACCTGGCTGGCCACCACGGTACGCGATGCCGCGCCGCCGATGTGGAAAGTACGCATGGTCAGCTGGGTACCCGGTTCGCCGATGGACTGTGCGGCGATCACACCGACCGCTTCGCCCACGTTCACCAAGCCGCCGCGACCCAGATCGCGACCGTAGCACTTGGCACACAAACCATAACGCGTATCGCAGGTCAGCGGGGTGCGCACCCGCACTTCGTCAACACCAAGAGACTCGATATGTTCCACTTTGTCTTCGTCGAGCAGCGTTCCTGCTTCATACATGGTTTCGCTGGTTTCCGGATTAACCACGTCAGCCGCCACGACGCGACCAAGGATGCGCTCACGCAGGGCCTCAATCACTTCACCGCCTTCGACCAGCGCCTTCATCGAACGGCCGTTGGTCGTACCGCAATCGGTTTCGGTAATGACCAGATCCTGCGTCACATCCACCAGACGGCGTGTCAGGTAGCCGGAGTTCGCTGTCTTCAACGCCGTATCCGCCAAGCCCTTACGTGCACCGTGCGTGGAGATGAAGTACTGCAGCATGTTCAGACCTTCGCGGAAGTTCGCGGTGATCGGCGTCTCGATGATGGAACCGTCCGGCTTCGCCATCAGGCCGCGCATACCGGACAACTGACGGATCTGCGCCGCAGAACCGCGCGCACCGGAGTCGGCCATCATGTAGATGGAGTTGAACGACTCCTGCGTAATCGCTTTACCCTTCTTGTCAAACAGCGCCTCGCCAGTCAGCAGATCGCGAACGGGCTCGACACCAAGTTGATCCATCATGGCTTTGGCAACCTGGTCACCAGTACGGCCCCAGATGTCCACCACCTTGTTGTAACGCTCGCCCTGAGTCACCAGGCCGGAGGTGTACTGGGTCTGTATTTCGTGCACTTCCTTCTCTGCAGCGGCGATCAGCTCGTTCTTCTGTTGCGGAACCAGCATGTCGTCCACACAAATCGAGATACCGGCGCGGGTCGCATAGGCAAAGCCGGTATACATCAACTGGTCGGCCATGATCACCGTGTCGCGCAGCCCACAACGACGAAAACTGGTGTTGATCAGACGCGAGATCTCTTTCTTTTTCAGTGTTTTGTTGACGGCGCTGAACGGCAGGTTAGTCGGCAAAAGCTCGGACAGGATGGAACGACCAACAGTCGTTTCGTAACGCGTACGCTTTTCTTCCTTCTCGCCCGCTTCGTTGATAAACGATTCCTTGATGCGCACCAACACTTTGGCTTGCAGGTCGACCTGGTTGGAACG is a window of Sideroxydans sp. CL21 DNA encoding:
- the fusA gene encoding elongation factor G, with the translated sequence MARKTPIERYRNIGISAHIDAGKTTTTERILFYTGVSHKIGEVHDGAATMDWMEQEQERGITITSAATTCFWKGMDNSYPEHRFNIIDTPGHVDFTIEVERSMRVLDGACMVYCAVGGVQPQSETVWRQANKYKVPRLAFVNKMDRTGANFFKVVTQMETRLKATPVPLVIPIGAEEGFTGVVDLIKMRAIIWDEASQGMKFEYKEIPAELVSTANEWRAKMVETAAEASEDLMNQYLENGELTEEQIILGIRTRTIACEIQPMLCGSAFKNKGVQRMLDAVIMFLPSPVDIPDVTGETEEGVPTSRKADDGESFSALAFKLMTDPFVGQLTFVRVYSGVLKKGDTVYNPIRGKKERIGRIVQMHANERKEVDEILAGDIAACIGLKDVTTGESLCDPNKPIILERMIFPEPVIHVAVEPKTKVDQEKMGIALGRLAAEDPSFRVHTDEESGQTIMSGMGELHLEILVDRMKREFGVEANVGAPQVAYREAIRKSVEVEGKYAKQTGGRGQYGHVWIKMEPNETGKGFEFIDAIKGGTVPREFIPAVEKGLRESLPSGVLAGFPVVDVKVTLFDGSYHDVDSNENAFKMAASMAFKDGMRKASPVLLEPMMSVEVETPEDYTGTVMGDLSSRRGMVQGMDDMAGGSKSVKAEVPLSEMFGYSTSLRSATQGRATYTMEFKHYTEAPKSVAEAVMNTKK
- the rpsL gene encoding 30S ribosomal protein S12; this encodes MPTINQLVRTGRTAEVTKSKVPALAGSPQKRGVCTRVYTTTPKKPNSALRKVAKVRLTNGFEVISYIGGEGHNLQEHSVVLIRGGRVKDLPGVRYHMVRGSLDTAGVKDRKQSRSKYGAKRPKKA
- the tuf gene encoding elongation factor Tu, which codes for MAKSKFERTKPHVNVGTIGHVDHGKTTLTAAITMVLSKKFGGEAKAYDQIDAAPEEKARGITINTAHVEYETANRHYAHVDCPGHADYVKNMITGAAQMDGAILVVSAADGPMPQTREHILLARQVGVPYIIVFMNKCDMVDDAELLELVEMEIRELLSKYDFPGDDTPIIKGSAKLAVEGDQGELGEPSIFRLAEALDTYIPTPERAIDGAFLMPVEDVFSISGRGTVVTGRIERGVVKVGEELEIVGIKPTQKTTCTGVEMFRKLLDQGQAGDNVGVLLRGTKREEVERGQVLCKPGSIKPHTKFTAEIYVLGKDEGGRHTPFFQGYRPQFYFRTTDVTGAVELPAGTEMVMPGDNVSITVNLINPIAMEEGLRFAIREGGRTVGAGVVAKIIE
- the rpsG gene encoding 30S ribosomal protein S7 is translated as MPRRREVPKREVLPDPKYGNQDLSKFVNVLMTAGKKSVAERILYGALEQVAKKSGKDPIEVFNQAISNAKPQVEVKSRRVGGANYQVPVEVRPSRRMALAMRWLKEFARKRGEKSMGMRLAGELIDAAEGRGGAVKKREEVHRMADANKAFSHFRF